Proteins from a genomic interval of Rhipicephalus microplus isolate Deutch F79 chromosome 6, USDA_Rmic, whole genome shotgun sequence:
- the LOC142765946 gene encoding uncharacterized protein LOC142765946, whose amino-acid sequence MSINNVLALVEDIVVLRTHDLSPAPSDAAACPMPFALGGVTRAPSFSRLMHDMKEAMPDFEQSIAPRLLFSVTCEASSYFLNSSTAFHEGDPAVKMTTGSTYWQMCEMAAKLGYMRHYSRHGDCHVVHKDRFWQAGLGPHSTRLFTATRRFAGAILFAMHADDARGRCGQPHGLANHVRRSLDRFAAPSATARGE is encoded by the exons CGTGCTCGCCCTAGTAGAAGACATCGTGGTTCTGCGTACACACGACCTGTCGCCGGCGCCGTCGGACGCGGCCGCCTGCCCGATGCCGTTCGCATTAGGAGGCGTCACGCGGGCGCCGAGCTTCTCTCGCCTGATGCACGACATGAAGGAAGCGATGCCCGATTTCGAGCAGTCCATCGCTCCCCGGCTGCTGTTCAGCGTCACCTGCGAGGCGTCCAGCTACTTCCTCAACTCGTCCACAGCATTCCAT GAAGGCGACCCCGCGGTCAAGATGACAACGGGCTCGACCTACTGGCAGATGTGCGAGATGGCCGCCAAGCTGGGCTACATGCGTCACTACTCGCGTCACGGCGACTGTCACGTGGTGCACAAAGACCGATTCTGGCAGGCCGGCCTCGGACCCCACTCGACGCGCCTGTTCACCGCCACGCGCCGATTCGCTGGCGCCATCTTATTCGCGATGCACGCCGACGACGCCAGGGGCCGCTGTGGGCAGCCGCATGGGCTGGCCAATCACGTGCGCCGCTCCCTTGACCGTTTCGCGGCGCCCTCTGCCACCGCTCGTGGTGAATGA